GATGCGGGGAGTTTGTACATTTGCCAAAAGGCCCATCAAAATGTCCAAATTCCAGTCTTTCTAGGAGCATGTTTCTAGCCGCTCCCTTCCTCTTCCCCAAATCCCGTGCTAAACCAAAATAGGGTTTCTCGCCACCGGCGGCGGGATGGGCCGCAACTCACCGGAGCACCGCCGTCGGTGCCCTCCCCGTCCCCCTCCGCGGCGGCATGGCCCCCAGGATATGGCCTCGCTGCCGATCCCCGACGAGCTGCTCGCTGAAATCTTCGTTCGCCTGCCCACCCCAACCGACCTCGtccgcgcctccgccgcctgcgTCTCCTTCCGCCGCGTCGTCGCCGACCGCTCCTTCCTCAGGCAGTTCCGCAAGCTCCACGCCCcgcccctcctcggcttcctcgGTCCGCATACCGGCTTCGACCCCGCGGAGCGGCCTCACCCCTCCGCATCTGCGGccaccgccgtcgccctcgccgccgacTTCTCCTTCTCGTTCCTTCCGGCCCCCGACCCCGCTCACCGCCGGGTTGTCTGGGACGTCCGCGACGGCCGGGTCCTCCTCCGCGGAATGCCCCTGGAAAATTCTCATGGAGTCGTTTTCACAGAGACGGTGGTGTGCGACCCTTTGCACCGGAGGTACCTCATGCTTCCCTCAATCCCTGACGACCTTGCAGCTAGCGTGGAGGGGCTACGCCCACGTTCATGCGAGATTTTCCTTGTTCCCGAAGGCGGCGATGAGTCAACAACTGCTGAAGAGACGTCATTCAGAGTGATCTGGGTGGGGCACTATGAAGATAAGCTCATCACCTATGTCTTCTCTTCTAGCACCAGACATTGGCAAGCCATTCGATCCCTTACCTGGACCGATTTGTCAGCTGGCTTGCTATCATCGACAGAGACGACACTCTTCTGCCGGCGCCAATACGTGTATGGCTGCTTTTACTGGCTTCCAAATTCGAAGCACGGAATAAAAATGTTGGTGCTCAACACCCGCAAGATGGAGTTCTCCATTGCTGAACCTCCAGCTGAACCCAAAGTTTGTTACAGACATATAACTATGGTGGAGGCAGGAGAAGGCAGGCCCGGGCTGGTCGTCCTTACATACGGCCCACGTGGCCACATTTATACCATTTGGAGAAACAATAATGGGAGTTCCAGCCAATGGCAAAAGGATAAGGTAATCCCGCCCTCACCGGGATCTGGGTATGTGCTCAGACATTCAATGGGGACACATTTGCTTTTGAATCACTGGGGACTATCCTTCGACGAAGAATTATGCCCAGACTTGTGCACGTTGGACATGAAAACATTACAGATTGAGAGAGTGTGTGCTTCCACAGCGCAAAGCTTCGCATATAGCAACTATCCACCATCGTTGTCATCACCTACAGTATCAAATGGTAAACTCTCTGTTGCTTGAACTTCACTCTTCTCACATAGCTTGTCTGATGCTTGATAGTTGGCTATATTCACTAATTCTCATTTACACGTTTCATTGTTGTTAATTCTTTTGTGCTTGTGATAGAGCTGATCAGGCTTAGGAACATTATTGTGATTTGTTTGTTAGTCTGTCCTAAATGCTACTTTAATAGGACACAAGAAAAGATGTTGAACACGACAAGTACAATTTTGGAGGCATCATGAATTCATAAAAAACACTAGATCACGATGATCATTTTGGCAAAAATTGTTGTTGTGGTCAAGCTAATCGAGAAGGAATACAAGTCTAAAATTATTTTCACCTCCGGATTGCTTCAACTTGGAAACAATCATTGCAGGTAGCAGGAGTTTATTTATCTCTTTTGATAGATATAATGAGACAGAGAAGTCGCGTTTTGTTCATCTTTACACCTACAAATCCATTTATCATATTGACTCCACATAAATATAAGTAGGCATAGCTGGTATATATGGTTGCAAATAAACACCCAAGCAATTTTTACCACTAATGCATCTCCTGTGTATATTGTGAGGATAATTGAAGGGGTGAGCTTGATTAATTTCTCAAGGGTGTTGCCATGCAAATAGCGAAAATTGATGTGCTCGGGAACTATTTGATTTGAAATAAGACTGTCAAGATAAATTAGATGCAGGGCAACCATGTTTTTACATAGTTAAAAGTTTTGAACTTGTTGCCTATCCTTCAAGGCGCATGCTGAATGCAAGTAGGTTTTTGATTGTCACTACCTAGACCTTAGTTTCTATTCCTTGACTTGACTTAGAAACTTGGTACGCTACTAGGTAATTTATTAAGTCCTGCAGCGAGAAGCCACCATTTCTTTTATGACCTTTTAAGTTCTGCTGTGATTCATTTCTAAATGATTGTATGCCTTTGTGTTGCTATGTATTTACTCTTGTACTGCAAATTACAATGTTAAAAAAACAGAATTGAGTGTTTGAGGTCAATACTGCTAACTGGAACATTGGGGAAAAGAGTTCCAGACGATTTTCCATGCATCATGTTGTGTTGTTTGGTTTaagacctactccctccgttccataatataagagcgtaacactacactagtgtaaaagatgctcctatattatgggatggagggaataGTATTTTATCTCAGCTATTCTGCTAGCTTCTTCATTTGTTTCCTCCTAAGCAATTTTCCAACTTGTTACCCAATATAAAGACCCAATGTTTATTCCTTTTAGCTAACAAGTTTCTGAAGATCTGAATGTTTGTTGTGCATAATTTCGACAAATTAGACGGTTATTGAGGAGGTAATGGAACAAGGCGCGGAGACGCTGTAAGCTGAAGGGCGCGTAGATGGCCATCACGATGAGAGTACTGCCGATGATGCGGATGCTGGAGGTCAGGCTGATGTGTTGAGGGTTGGAGATGGTGCCTATTAAGGCTGTGCTGCAACTTGAAAATAGGCTCGTGGTATGTATGTAGTAGGGTGCTTTTGGTTGTAATATGGTATGTATGTGTTGATGGTGTGACTGCTACATAAGGTGGTGAGAGCATAATCGATGTTTATTTTCTGTGCAAGTAGTATGCTGATTAAGGCTCTGTACTTATGTTCCTCAAAAAAATTAGTGAGGTATTTGGAATTAATGTAAAAAGCCAAGATGTTTTGTTAAAAGTCAATTTGCTCTGTTCTGCTAAATTGTGTTGAATCAGATTGCTAGTTTATTTGAATATCAGTACGTTGTTTCACAAATCAGAGCCAAGCTCGATGACAGTGGTAGTGTGTGTTTCGAATGTGCATCATGTCTTAAAAGAGATGCCATTTTACCTATCCTGTTTTAGAATGCTCAGGTCATGCTTTGTGCTGGTGACATACAGATTATGATAATCCAGCTTTTCTAGCATGTTTTTGCCTATTCAACATGGCTCCCTGGAGGACTTTCCCTACCCTATTAGGTAATTTTTGAATTCCTGCAAGACGAAGGTACCGTTTCTTTTTATGGCTCTTAAGTTTTCCATGATTCATCCCCTTGTCTTCACCTGCCATTGTTTGGGCCATGTATTCCAACCTGTACTGAAATTCACAACGAGAAACGCATGAAAGCAAGTATttgatgttatttatatttctgtCGAGGTAAATATTATTATGTCAATAGTAGGCAAGAAGAGTTCTGGAGGTTGATTCTCCATGCGTTGTATGTGCTTTGATTTGAGCCCTAGTATGGTCTAAATGCTGTCCAAATGGTTCAGGGAAACTTTTGAGAGATCCATGTATGATGTATCAATAGGACTCTATGTAGGAAGAGTTATGAAGGTTCATTCTCCAGATAAttttgaaacaattccacaaattgAAGCGCAGATAGATAACTAATCTGGGAAACTTTTAGCTAACGGGAACCACTGGTTTGAGAGATTCATAGCTTCAAAATTTGACTGAATTTTAACAGAAATTTCAAAGTTCCCAGacgtattactccctccattcccttatacaaggccacttcaTATTTTTATGTCTAACTTTGACCATTAATTTTACCAACAAAAAGTGAGCTATATGCCACAAAAAGTATTTCATTGGATGCACATTTCAAAAAACTTTCAGATGATATATTTTGTATGACATATAATCCATCTTTGGTTGACCAAAAATACAAGTCAAATTTTGACACGAAAAACGAAGTGGCCtagtataagggaatggagggagtacaaaaaatCCCAGAAAATGAAGAATGCATATATGACTAATCTGAGAAAGTTTCAGCTCACGTGGATCATTGGTTTGAGAAATTTATGCTTCTCAACTTTCAACTTCAAAATCTGACTGGATTTGGTTAGGAAGTTCAAAGTTTCCAGAAAAAAAAAAGTGAAAACAATTCAGAAATTGAAGAATACATATATCACTAATCTGCGGAAGTTTCAGTTCACTTGGATTGGTTTGAGATATTCATTCTTCTAGACTTTCAGCTTCAAAATTTAATCTGAAGAAAGGTTTGCTTTCTACTAAATTTGGTTGTTGAATGATAATTACAAATACGATTTTCTGTAATTTTAACTTGTTTCTTCTCTTTCTCCCCTTAGTTTAgtttgattacctcttgtaatccctCTTATTACTTGTACATTCTCTCTCTTtatcaataaagttttgatatgctgtgggggtttcccctacagttcccagtAAAAAAAAAAGATAATTACAAATACGACAGGTGGGTCCATGGTACAGTGAAATAGGGGTTCAACTCCAATCACTTACATTTTCTATTAATTAAACAGAAAATGTAATGTGAGCTCCAGCATGGGCAGAGAGGTGCTGCCCGACAGTTCCAATGGGATACAAAGCTTTTAGTCGAGCAATTCTCTGGAGTTACAACACACATCAGTTTTTCCAGAACATACAACACACCACTGCATCAAGCAGTGAAACTAaccactttcaaaaaaaaaaagcagTGAAACTAACTAAACATAAATCTTGCCCAATTGTAACATGGGCAGAATCAAAACATGAAAATCATGTTAAGACCAATTCTAATAAACATGTGGAAGCCAGAGCCACAGGCCATGGAGATCACACTGAATGCAGAAACAATTGTTACCATTCAGGTAGCAACGTGGGCAACAGCCACAATAAAAGCCATTCACAAAGAGCTACGAGTCATTCAAACGACAACGGTAATGAACGctcgagtaaatagcataaaactatgctagggtttcaaaaaaccaccggtttttaatttttctcagataactaccaaatgGGTGGTCGGCTATTTCAAAAAACCCTAAAGACCGTGCGATTTAGAATTGATCCGGTTTCTGACAGGCCGGGCCCACCCCTAAACAAACCGGCTATTTGACCGTTAACTGAGGtctgtggcccacatgtcagccatgTCAGATCGAGGGGGAACTGCTCCCTCTGCCGCCCGCCCACGCGTCGCCGACGATCACTGGGGCTCAACCCTGGCCATTCCTCCGGCCCACCTCCTTTTCCCCCGACCTCTCTACGCCCACCACCGGACCAGCGTCCGCCTCGTGCTGGTGGCGCTTACCGAAGATGCGAAGCAGTGACCCCTGGCGGGCAACAGCTCCAGGACAGGCGGCGGCAACTCCAGGCGTGTCACcccatggtggcgcggcggcgaccGCAGGCGGACCACTGTGGCAGAAAGAGTGACCCCAGGCGGCGACCCATGGCGGCGCGCGCGGGGCGACACCCGGCGGAgcgccatggcggcgcggcggagaCCCCATGCGGCGCCATGGCCGGGCGGCGGTGACCCATGGCGGCGCGCGCGGGGCGACACCGGGCGGAgcgccatggcggcgcggcggagaCCCCATGCGGCGCCATGGCCGGGCGGCGGTGACCCATGGCGGCGCGCGCGGGGCGACACCGGGCGGAgcgccatggcggcgcggcggagaCCCCATGCGGCGCCATGGCCGGGCGGCGGTGACCCATGGCGGCGCGCGCGGGGCGACACCCGGCGGAgcgccatggcggcgcggcggagaCCCCATGCGGCGCCATGGCCGGGCGGCGGTGACCCATGGCGGCGCGCGCGGGGCGACACCAGGCGGAgcgccatggcggcgcggcggagaCCCCATGCGGCGCCATGGCCGGGCGGGGGTGACCCCAGGCGGCACGCGCGGGGCGACACCAGGCGGAgcgccatggcggcgcggcggagaCCCCATGCGGCGCCATGGCCGGGCGGGGGTGACCCCAGGCGGCACGGCGCTGACCCCAGGCGGAGCGCcgtggcggcgccatggccgggcgGGGGTGACCCCAGGCGGCACGGCGCTGACCCCAGGCGGAGCGCCGTGGCAGCGCGGCGACAGCGACTCCAAAGACCCGATTGCTTTTAAAAAATTATTatagggacctgattgctttttaaaAATATTTGGAGGGGTTATTCTGTAAAAAAATCGATGAAAGATACACTGACCTGTGGGCCCGGCATGCCAGTTAACGGTCAAACACACAGTCAAAGAGACATGTTGTTTAGGTGCGGGCCCGACCTGTCATTAACATGTTTAATTTTTAAACAACGTGCATttggggttttttgaaacagccgaccacccatttggtagttatctgaaaaaaattaaaaaccggtagttttttaaaaccatagcctgtaaagtagtactcgttttatgctatttactctgaACGCTCCATCTGTACTGCCTTAACAAATAAATAGGTCACTCAAACAGTCAAATGATCGATGATGCTCTAGCTGCTAAGTGCTACTTAACGAACGCTCCATCAGGACTGCCTTAAGAAATAAATGGGTCTTTGCTAGAAAGATCAGGTGCTCTGTTGTACCTCCAAATGTGACCTGCTGCGCCCCCACAGACCTCCAAAGAAGGTTTGTCCAAGACCCACATTCTCTTGGAAGCCAACGGCTGCAGTTTATGACTGTCACCTCTTGCAGCAGCACCGCTCGCCCAAGGGCCAGCTTCAGGAACCCAACCTGGTTTGTCCCCCCGGTGAACTGATCGAACACCACCTTCTTGACACGCGACTGACTGCACGCATCCGATCAGACCGACCCCCTGCCAGAAGGTGGAGTTGAGCTTGTCCATGGTCTTGGCTTCACCGTGGTCATCGTAGTAGCCGGTGTCATTGTCGGACTGCAAAACCAATGCTGCCTTTGTGATCCTTTGTGACAGGGTATGTTATTatctcttttttagtagtagcttGCATGAAACCGTGGGTTATTCTGGCTGTTTGGCAGCTGCATAAATCAGAGTTCAGAGAGGGGGttgagaaagaaagagagaagcgCTCGGTGCAGATTTATCGACTACCTGCTGATTGTTGAATCGATTTGTCCAGGGAGTGGAGAGCTGCTTTGCTGAATCTGCGTATCTGCGTAGTACCTGCGTATCTGCGTAGTACCTGCTGATTGCTGAATCTGCTGCTTTGCTTGGTGTTTGGTGCTGCCCCTGCTCCTCGAACTTCGAAGGGAGAGATACAAAGAGAGTGTTGGAAATAAGTAGGAGCAGTAGACTAGACAAGCAGTAAGCTCTAGAATATTTATTGATGATGTAAACTGCTATTAGCCCCATATAATTAACGCATACGTTAAATTTAACCGTAACTATTAGTCAAAACTCTAGGTAGATCTACCTTGAGAGCCGACTCATGGCCGCAGCCAGTTTTGCACTACGGTTTTCCTTTCTTGTTTCTGAGTTTCAGATTCATCAGTCACAGGGCTGCAATGCAACTCTTGAGCATATCCTGGGGACATGCCCCATCCGGAATTACTTACTTGTCacataaatggatgtatctactagatacatccatttctgcaacaagtaattccggacggagggagtactatcagCCAATTTGTAATTGCAGATATTGTAGTTGCTCTCTGTTTCCAACTTCTCATTGCCGCAAGTAAAGCAGATGCAGAAGGATCGATATACATCGTACAGGCCATAGAACACAGCAGTTCAGTGAATGAACTAGATCAAAATTGCGCGCACCCATTTCGGGTGCACTAGAGCGAACCTTGCAGCCTAGCTAGCTAGAGCTTGAGGGCGGCTTCAGGTCATGGAGGAACGGCGCGGGCCTGACATAGGTGAACCCCGCAAAGTTGCCTTGCCCGCCGCCAGCAGTGACGGGGGTGGCGGCCGGGGAGTCCAGCACGGGCGTGTTGGTCCAGCACACGTCGAAGTTGGCGATGCAGGTCAGGCCGGCCACGTCGGGCCGGAAGCTCGGCTGGATCTCCCGGGCGTCCAGCTTCCTCCAGTTGATCGGCTTGAACCACTTGTGCCTCTTTATCTCGTCGCTGCCGCCGGGTCCGGTTCCCAGCCGCTTGCCGGCTTCTTTATGCAGCAACTGAAATATTGTTATTTTTTCAGATTAAATAGTTAAGCGGCCAATTTGCTCTCATGCTGTTTTTGTTTTGTTTGGAAAGACCTCTACATGGTACTATGAGTTACTCCTGTAAGAATAATGAAATCAAACAAACTGGAAAACGTACTCCTTTCAGCAGCGAGTGGGCTTCGCTAGTCAAAAACGGAGGAAGCTTCAACTTCTCCTTCACTATCTTCTGCTGAACTTTGTCTCTGTTCCCGACAAACGGGGGCTGCAAAGAGTAGGAAGTTATAAGCCATTAAACGTCTGCACAGAAAACCTCTCGGATGATAAGCTTGACATCCCATGCAAATATGCAACTCACCTTGCCCGTCAGCATTTCAAACAGGAGGATTCCTACACTCCACCAATCTGCGGCCTTATCATGCCCCTGGCCCTGAATAATTTCAGGGGCCATATACTCGAGAGTGCCACACATCGAGTTTGATCGGGTGTTCTCACGGAATTCTTTCGCAAGGCCAAAGTCAGTTAGCATGGCCTATAACAGTGGCACAAACAAACAGATGTCAGATAACCGAAGAGGAGACAAAACGGGATTGTTGGCTGCAACAAAGAATTCTTACATGGCCTTCAGCA
This region of Triticum aestivum cultivar Chinese Spring chromosome 2D, IWGSC CS RefSeq v2.1, whole genome shotgun sequence genomic DNA includes:
- the LOC123051546 gene encoding uncharacterized protein is translated as MGRNSPEHRRRCPPRPPPRRHGPQDMASLPIPDELLAEIFVRLPTPTDLVRASAACVSFRRVVADRSFLRQFRKLHAPPLLGFLGPHTGFDPAERPHPSASAATAVALAADFSFSFLPAPDPAHRRVVWDVRDGRVLLRGMPLENSHGVVFTETVVCDPLHRRYLMLPSIPDDLAASVEGLRPRSCEIFLVPEGGDESTTAEETSFRVIWVGHYEDKLITYVFSSSTRHWQAIRSLTWTDLSAGLLSSTETTLFCRRQYVYGCFYWLPNSKHGIKMLVLNTRKMEFSIAEPPAEPKVCYRHITMVEAGEGRPGLVVLTYGPRGHIYTIWRNNNGSSSQWQKDKVIPPSPGSGYVLRHSMGTHLLLNHWGLSFDEELCPDLCTLDMKTLQIERVCASTAQSFAYSNYPPSLSSPTVSNDGY